The Gossypium hirsutum isolate 1008001.06 chromosome D06, Gossypium_hirsutum_v2.1, whole genome shotgun sequence genome contains the following window.
AAAACAAGGGGTTTTAAAGTCGTTGCATTCGTCTTTCGGGCTTTCTTTCATGGAATCCTGCCCTCGCCAAAACCAAATTCGTTAAATTGCCTTGGTTTCCAAGTAATGTTGCTAGAGGATACACAGATAAGGTGTTTGATCTTGTAGGAACCACAAACAGACAGAGTGTACCTGACTAGAACTTCTATCACCATCTGAAACTAGACTACTTAGATTTTCGATCTTCAGCTGTTGGTCTCTAATACACTGTTCGCGCTCCTTGTGTGATCTTCTTTCCTCTTCCAGTTCCATCTCAAGTTTCTCACGTTCTAGTTCATACTGCAAATTGGAATATAAGTagacaaaaaatatattatatgtatatgctaATAATTTGTGACACAAGAAGCTAATGCAGGttgaacaataaaaaaatttaatgaaccTTAAGCATGTCGTTCCTCAGCTTTAATATCTCTTGTTCCAGTACTTAAAACGAGACCCCTGAACAAAGTTTAAACAATGTTAGATAGCTTTTTAAGACTATTAATAGTATATGTGACCTGAGCCTCACCTGAAGCTTCCTGCGCAGGTCCTCTATCTCTAACTGTTGCCTTTTCAGTAAGGCTGCATCTGTCAATATCTACAAACAGGTTCACCGTGATTAGTTTTATGTCAAATTCATCCCAAATCAAACAAAAATGATGAGACGCAAAGTGGAATAGTATTATTGTTTTTTCATATAATAGACTAGAGCTGGAGATCCATAAATTAGACAGTAATGTGGTCCAATAAAAGAAAGTTGGACAAACCTCATTCACTTGAGCGCAATTAGTAATGCGCTTAGCTCTGCTAGCAAACTGGAGAGTTCCCTTAGTTTCCTCAACGTGAACCTGAACATATGATATCACAATTAAACCAAATGCTCTGTGAGCACGCCATAGGCACACACTAAAAGGAAGGCTACCTCTTCTGGTGCTACAGTACATATAATTGAAGTTTTTGCATTTCCACCTAGAGCAGTTTGGAGTATGCGGGTTAATTTACTATCACGATAAGGAATATGTGCCCTGTATTTGTCAATAAGCCATATGGTTAGAACATGGTTATTCTATCCTACACAAATGAAGTTACTTCACAGATGATAAGAACTATACCTTTGTTTTGCACCGTTACTAAGTTTATTAATTACATTACCAAGAACCATTAAGCTCTTGTTAATATACTTTCCTTCCTTCAAACGTACTCCACCAGCTCCAGTTTTAGCAATTCGCTCAGAACCAGCCAAATCTACCAAATTCTaccaaagaaatgaaagaaacatTAGCAAGACAAAGTAGAGATTGGATAAAAGAAAAATGGCTTTTGAAGTACGATGAGATACAAACCAAAACTGACACGCGTATGGCATCGCTGCTTGAATAATCACCGGAGCCTGTATCAATTCCCTTGCTTTCTATCACCTAGTCATGTAAAAGAAACATAACACATATTCATTCAACTAATAAATAAAGGGTAATATTCATGTTCAGCaatattttaaaagaacataCCATTCTGAATATTGTATGAGACCTACTACTTCGTGCATTCATATTTGTCTCACCAAAATGCCTATTAACCGTGGGAAAAGTAACTATTACCAAAAAAATACAGTCATATAAAACTAAGGGTAAAAAAGCAAGCAATTTAAAGGACCTTCTCCTGACTCTAGGAGCTTTATCACTTGTTCAGCATTGTTCACAATTTCTTCTCTGAGACCCACAACGAATATCCCTCgctgaaaaaaaacaaaaacaagaaacAACAGTTACTTTATGGTTTATGTATAAACAATGGCTAAATTCTGCTACTAGTCCCTGTACTTTaacttgatcaattttaatccctttactttttgaaaatttaaattttaatactgACACAGTAGCTAAATCCTTTTGGTTAGATTCAATTACTAATCCTGTACAATACATATAGTCGTAGAGTTAATCCATATCTTCCAACTGGATCATTCTAAATctctatatttttcaaatttagaaattTCAATTCTGAAGCAAATTATGATAGTTAATCCCTTAACtagatttttagtgagtaatatatgaaataacaagctaacatgattacatatatgataatatgtttgctaCATCAAATTTTAGGAATAGTGGAACTTGACTTAATGAACTTAACCGTTATCATTTGGCGATGACTAAAATTGATTAATTCGAAAACTACAATGACTAAACTAACAAATTAAATCCACAATTTTagcaaagtacagggactaatcgCGGGTTTTAACCATAAAAAATTGAAACTTTAACGAGTTTAATCAATGGCTGACCTCCAAACTCTCATGAATCGGCAATTTCTGATTCTCTACAGCGAAAAGGTCGTTAATTTCTTCATTATAAATTTCCATGTAAGAAACTCGGATGAGAAACTCCCGATCAGAAATCTGAGAATATAATTCAACACCATTCAAAGCTTCAATTTTGAAATATCAAAaccccaatttaaaaaaaaaaagaaaagaaaaagaaactaattGATTTAAATTACCATCTGTATTTTCTGAAACACATCATTAACAGCTCGATGAATAATTCCTGGATCGTTCAATGAACCATTCATAGTAAAGGTCTTACCACTACTCGTTTGTCCATACGCAAATGCAGTCCCTAAAAACATTTTACTAATCGATCAAAATTTTGAACATATCATCAAAATTAGGgctgaaaagaaaaagggaaaaaaaaaagacgaACCGTTAAAGCCATCGACAGCGGCATGAATAACATCCTTGGTAAGAAGCTCATAAACCTTTGAATTTGAACAACTTTCATCGAATACATGATCtaccaaaaaaacaaaagaattagAGTTAAAAAGgatgggaaaaaaaataaaaggggtggATTGAGAGGGGAAGAACTGAGATTTACCGAAAGCGTAAGAAAGGCCAGAAATGGGAGTGCAATGAAGCTTGTGAAGAGAGATACGATTATCTTCGATTTTCCAGAAAGTTCCAGAAGGAGATTCTTCAGAGATCGAAGGTCGTACTCTCACAGCTACACAGATCTTCTCGgccattgcttttttttttttccttttttcttttgttcgTGTTTTAGAAACTTTATGCTTTGTTTAAAAGGagaattaaatttgaattgattggGTTTCATTTGGAAGCCCCTAATGGAAGTTTTTCGACCGTTTACGTCAGTCTTTGACTGGTGGATTTGGATCCAAAATTAATGGTATTTCTTGGCCCAGAAGTTTTGGGCCTATGTTTTTAACCAGGTTCagccctttatttatttattttactaaatttaaatttataatttaatctattatttttagttttaggtAGTATCATCCCATTAGCCagaaactaaaccctaaaactgAAAACAAAGCAGGTGAACCATGAGCGGCAATACTCGTAATTGCTCGAGTTACTTTGATGCGCGACAACGAGATGGAGAGATCAAGGGCTTGTTTTTCCTCGATGAGACACTGCGGGATACCGAAGGTAAACGCAGGACGGATTTGCACTTTTTGGATCTGGAAAGAGGTGAAATCTCTGACGTTTTGAGTACGACGCCACCTGATGTCCCTGTTGGTTCCACTGTGGTTACCTGTGGCAACCACGCTTACACCATTGGGGGAACTATCCTTCGGGGTGGTATCCTTCGTTCATTAAACCATGTTTTCCGCTTTGATTTTAAGCACGCTGAACGTGGGTGGAGAAAAGTTAGTTCTATGCTGTACCCTGGGGGCCTTCCCGAGGCTCTTGCTGCACAAGGAAAGATTTACGTCGTCAAGGGATCTCGTGATTGTTTTGGCGAGGTTTACGATATAAGTTGGGATAGTTGGGTTCCATTGTGCGTCCCTTCTATTGCGGAATATTCTGGAGTAAGTCGCCCTCTTCTCCTAGATTCTTCCCGATCTCGGATTCTGGTGCACTTCTCTGGCGATAGATATAGATCTCTTTACGCCTATTACTATAATGATAAATCATGGGTTTGCCTCGATCCAAAATTTCCTTACTGGTCTCCCACAGTCGGAATCGTGGGCAATGTGCTGTATGTTTTCCATGAGATTTCTGACGACATCTGTTCTTGGAAGGCGTATGATGTGCAGGATAAGAAATGGTTGCCCGTCAAGTGGTTAACAGAATTTTCATTACATCAACCAGTGACTGCCCCTGTGGGTTTCCCTCTGATTCATTTGGGCAATGACAAGTGGTGTATGGTTTGGCACAGCATTACGCTTAATTGTTTTGAGTACCTTATATTCAGAATGTGGCGCAACGGGCATGGAGGGATTTATGCAGCTGATGTGGATGGATATAGAACCTCTGCTTCATTTGGATCCGTTAATCCTACAATATTGATGCCCTAAATGAAGGTTAGAGCCCCCCTTCACatcataattatttctatcctTGGAAAGTGACTGGTTATGCATTTTCCAATGCTGCTTGTCATTGTATTTGGTTTGCTCTAAATGAAGGTTAGTGCTATCATAATTATTCCTATCCTTGTAAATTGACTTATTTTTCATTTGCGCGTACTGCTTGTCTTTGCGTTTTGTTTGCTCTTGTTGTCACTAAGAAGCTGATAATGAGCCTTGAACATCCTGTATATAACTTGAGTAATGCTAAGGTACAAAGAAGTCTGAGTGGTTGTGTGAAAATGTCTTCCTTTTTCCAAGATGAATGAGTGGACTCAGTTTTGTTAGGACTATATGTCATGCTCTTCTTGTTGTTTTGAATGGGTACGAGGCTCCTAGCACCTTTAGGGAACTAGAACTGAAGTTCGTTAGCTTTGGGCAGAGAATTTTAACCAAAGGCTTGCTATACCCCAAATagttgcttctattttgatgacATATTGTTGCCCTAAATGAAGGTTAGAGCCCCCTTCACATGGTAATTATTTCTATCATTGGAAAGTGACTGATTATGCATTTGCCAATGCTGCTTGTCATTATATTTGGTTTGCTCTAAATGAATGTTGGTGCCATCATAATTATTCCTATCCTTGTAAATTGACTGATTTTTCATTTGCCAGTAATGCTTGTCATTGCATTTTGTTTGCTCTTGTTGTCACTAAGAAGCTGATAATGAGCCTTGAACTTCCTGTATAAAACTTGAGTAATGCTAAGGTACAAAGAAGTCGAGTCGTTGTGTGAAAATGTGTTCCTTTTTCCAAGATGAATGAGTGGACTCAGTTTTGTCAGGACTATGTGTCGTGCTCTTCTTGTTGTTTTGAATGGGTACGAGGCTCCTAGCACCTTTAGGGAACTGGAGCTGAAGTTCGTTAGCTTTGGGCAGAGAATTTTAACCAAAGGCTTGCTATACCCCAAATagttgcttctattttgatgatATATTGTTGCCCTAAATGAAGGTTAGAGCCCCCTTCACATGGTAATTATTTCCATCCTTGAACTTCCTGTATAAAACTTGAGTAATGCTAAGGTACAAAGAAGTCGGGTCGTTGTGTGAAAATGTCTTCCTTTTTCCTAGATGAATGAGTGGACTCAGTTTTGTTAGGACTATGTGTCGTGCTCTTGTTGTTTTGAATGGGTACGAGGCTCCTAGCACCTTTAGGGAACTAGAACTCAAGATCCGTTAGCTTTGGGTTCTATTTTGATGATATGTTGTTGCCCTAAATGAATGTTAGAGCCCCCGTTCACATTATCCTTGGAAAGTGACTGATTAAGCATTTGCCAATGCTGCTTGTCATTATATTTGGTTTGCTCTGAATGAAGGTTGGTGCCCTCATAATTAATCCTATCCTTGTAAATTGACTGATTTTTCATTTGCCAGTACTGCTTGTCATTGCATTTTGTTTGCTCTTGTTGTCAGTTGTCACTAAGAAGCTGATAATGAGCATTGAACTTTTGGGTAATTCTAAGGTACAAAGAAGTCGAATCAGGTGTCTTATTTGCGTTGTGTGAAAATGTGTTCCTTTTTCCAAGATGAATGAGTGGACTTTGTTTTGTTAGGACTATGTGGCGTGCTCTGCTTCTTGTTTTGAAGTGGTAGGAGGCTTCTAGCGCCTTTAGGGAACTAGAACTCAAGTTCCGTTAGCTTTGGGCCGAGAATTTTAAGCAAAGGCTTGCTTTACCCCAAATAGTTgcttctatttttataatattttgttgccCTAAATAAAGGTTAGAGCCCCCTTCACatcataattatttctatcctCGGAAGGTGACTGATTATGCATTTGTCAATGCTGCTTGTCATTATATTTGTTTTGTTCTAAATGAATATATTTTTCCCTCTCTTTTTCTAAGCTTCAGCCGGAACTCATTGGGGTATAGAGTTGAGTTATGACCCATGTTAATGGTGAAGGAAAAACTTTGAAGACACTGTCAATTATCTTGTTTGAAACTTTGAACTTGTTTATGTAATTGGCTATTGGTTTGTGGTGATTTATTTACCGTTTGTACTATATCTTATGTCTTCGTACTATCGTTATTACTAGGTGTGTTTCCATAAATTAAGCAAAAAAGGATGGTTTCAGAAGTAGTAGATAACAATATTTCCCACAACATCCTTGCAATCTGGATCAATCAATCCTTCCAAGTGTTCAATTCATTTTCGGATTGAGCGAAATATATGTTTTCAATACTTTTATGAAGGTTTTAGGCATTGTTTagtcttttcaattttttaaaatgcatcatcatttcaattttttttaatcattgttcaagtttttaataaaaataattagaaattagAGACACTTGTATTGTAGTTTTAggttatttaacaaaatttattataatattattattttacttaacaatagcaatataatattaaatctatATACTTTTAATAACATAACTaaatttttctcaaattaatcataaaactataactttttataattataaaaaattatatatacatttaccctaaacattatatatttgattaatacaaaatttaaataattaaaaaaatgtaatagaagtgatttaattttttaaacttaaaggcaattttttattataaaatggactagattttatttatcaaaagcaaacaaagtttaaataataataaaaaaagctaCCAggtttgttaaaaaataaacaaaataggcCCAAAGGactcctttcattttctttttcaggGTTTTACTTTCTCAAAGCACTTCCTTCATTTGTTCTCCTTCGAAAGAACACTTATTGTATTCTTTCTTTCAGGGTTCAGGCCATTGTCGTCTCACTCAATCTTGGCAAGTCTGAAATCCGAAATCTTTGGATTCAAATATTCATCTAACAATATTTTACTCGATTTTACATGGCGGTGGAGCACCAACTTTTCACATCCGCGATGAAGGTATTCAAATTTTTTAGCTGTTCCGGTTGCAATCTCGTACCTTGTATCCCAATCAAGCTCCGTTTTCCTCCCTGCCATTTGGCAATTATTCATACACCAACAAGCTTGAATCTTCACTAGTAATGTCGCAATAAAGCTTGATGTCTTATTGAGCTAAATTTctttgaattgattaaatgtaattaaataactGGGTGTAAAGTTACTTACAAATAATTATTGGGAATGAAATATTCCAATCCAAGTACAAAGTTTGCTCACAGGATGGTTATCTACCATTTGTTTTACAATAGAAACAGACTTCAATTGGTCAAACTagctttaaaacaaataataataataataattcaagtttgGATGCAATAGATTAAAGAATTCTTGAATGCAAAGGTGTCCGATTCAACCTATTGCTCTCGCCAACGCTGAAGTCATTGAAGAAACTGATATCAAACCTTAACATTTCTTTTTTGGTTACGCCCATTGTGTCTCATTTCCTTTGCCGTTTGTCCCCGCCTAGGCTTGTATAATGAATCATCTGTACCTGAATGACAACAGACCAGCATGTACCTGCAATGCAACGAATTAGCTTTTtccttcaaaataataataataataataacacagaaaaatcatagaaaagag
Protein-coding sequences here:
- the LOC107941362 gene encoding uncharacterized protein encodes the protein MSGNTRNCSSYFDARQRDGEIKGLFFLDETLRDTEGKRRTDLHFLDLERGEISDVLSTTPPDVPVGSTVVTCGNHAYTIGGTILRGGILRSLNHVFRFDFKHAERGWRKVSSMLYPGGLPEALAAQGKIYVVKGSRDCFGEVYDISWDSWVPLCVPSIAEYSGVSRPLLLDSSRSRILVHFSGDRYRSLYAYYYNDKSWVCLDPKFPYWSPTVGIVGNVLYVFHEISDDICSWKAYDVQDKKWLPVKWLTEFSLHQPVTAPVGFPLIHLGNDKWCMVWHSITLNCFEYLIFRMWRNGHGGIYAADVDGYRTSASFGSVNPTILMP
- the LOC107941357 gene encoding LOW QUALITY PROTEIN: kinesin-like protein KIN-7N (The sequence of the model RefSeq protein was modified relative to this genomic sequence to represent the inferred CDS: inserted 1 base in 1 codon) produces the protein MAEKICVAVRVRPSISEESPSGTFWKIEDNRISLHKLHCTPISGLSYAFDHVFDESCSNSKVYELLTKDVIHAAVDGFNGTAFAYGQTSSGKTFTMNGSLNDPGIIHRAVNDVFQKIQMISDREFLIRVSYMEIYNEEINDLFAVENQKLPIHESLERGIFVVGLREEIVNNAEQVIKLLESGEVNRHFGETNMNARSSRSHTIFRMVIESKGIDTGSGDYSSSDAIRVSVLNLVDLAGSERIAKTGAGGVRLKEGKYINKSLMVLGNVINKLSNGAKQRAHIPYRDSKLTRILQTALGGNAKTSIICTVAPEEVHVEETKGTLQFASRAKRITNCAQVNEILTDAALLKRQQLEIEDLRRKLQGSRFXVLEQEILKLRNDMLKYELEREKLEMELEEERRSHKEREQCIRDQQLKIENLSSLVSDGDRSSSQDSMKESPKDECNDFKTPCFKETSNSAFVAKRSNYSELPDFSPPSLPSDQIIQSYRISVLFQTLLAM